The following proteins are co-located in the Toxotes jaculatrix isolate fToxJac2 chromosome 9, fToxJac2.pri, whole genome shotgun sequence genome:
- the thyn1 gene encoding thymocyte nuclear protein 1, whose translation MPPAKKARVGKRTANSDRGDVGETVSPAKERVGGKRKAAASVQAGEKKERPGPPEYSHWLMKSEPESRFENGIDVKFGIEDLKALPNQTSCWDGVRNYQARNFMRQMKEGQTAFFYHSNCKEPGIAGVLKIVKEAYVDHTQFDKKDVHYDPSSKPDNPKWSMVDVQYQRMMKRFLPLSELKKYHLQHRAEGGPLKDMALLTRARLSVQPLTAEEFDFVLSLENKQPL comes from the exons ATGCCACCAGCGAAAAAGGCCAGAGTGGGTAAAAGAACAGCAAACTCAG ACAGAGGCGATGTTGGTGAAACAGTGTCTCCTGCAAAAGAAAGAGTTGGTGGTAAGAGGAAAGCTGCAGCTTCTGTTCAGGctggagaaaagaaggagagaccTGGTCCTCCAGAGTACAGTCACTGGCTGATGAAGTCTGAGCCTGAGAGCCGCTTTGAGAACGGCATCGATGTGAAG TTTGGGATTGAGGATCTGAAGGCTCTGCCTAATCAGACCAGCTGCTGGGATGGGGTCCGCAATTATCAG GCGCGCAATTTTatgagacagatgaaagaaggGCAGACGGCTTTCTTTTACCACAGCAACTGCAAGGAACCAGGAATAGCAGGAGTCCTGAAA ATTGTGAAGGAAGCTTACGTGGATCACACTCAGTTTGACAAGAAGGATGTTCATTATGATCCAAGCAGCAAACCAGACAACCCAAAGTGGAGCATG GTAGATGTTCAGTATCAAAGAATGATGAAGcgttttcttcctctgtctgagcTTAAAAAGTACCACCTGCAGCATCGCGCTGAAGGAGGGCCTCTGAAGGACATGGCGCTTCTTACAAGGGCCAGGCTCTCTGTGCAGCCCCTCACCGCTG aggaGTTTGACTTTGTCCTGAGTTTGGAGAACAAACAGCCACTGTGA
- the acad8 gene encoding isobutyryl-CoA dehydrogenase, mitochondrial encodes MAAVGPLARVARLGSSICRNQRLLLNRSAQRRGIASCIDPAHGLTDEQKEFQKVAFDFAANEMAPHMAEWDQKEIFPVETMRKAAQLGFGGIYVQPDVGGSGLSRLDTSVIFEALSTGCTSTTAYISIHNMCAWMIDTFGNNEQREKFCPDLCSMEKFASYCLTEPGSGSDAASLLTSAQRKGDHYILNGSKAFISGGGDTDVYVVMCRTGGKGPKGISCLVVEKGTPGLSFGKKEKKVGWNSQPTRAVIFEDCAVPVTNRLGEEGQGFSIAMKGLNGGRINIASCSLGAAHACVQLARDHLLVRKQFGETLSNNQFLQFKLAEMATKLVASRLLVREAATALQENRPDAVSLCSMAKLFATDECFNICNQALQMHGGYGYLKDYAVQQFVRDIRVHQILEGTNEVMRMIISRNLLTES; translated from the exons ATGGCGGCGGTCGGACCTCTAGCAAGAGTCGCCCGACTGGGCTCCAGCATCTGTAGGAACCAGCGTTTATTATTGAACAGAAGCGCGCAGAGACGAGGAATAGCTTCGTGTATCGACC CTGCTCATGGACTCACAGATGAACAGAAGGAGTTCCAGAAGGTGGCCTTTGACTTTGCAGCCAATGAAATGGCTCCACACATGGCAGAGTGGGACCAAAAG GAAATCTTTCCAGTGGAGACAATGCGGAAAGCAGCTCAGCTGGGGTTTGGGGGGATCTACGTTCAGCCAGATGTTGGAGGATCAGGTCTTTCTCGGTTGGACACATCAGTCATCTTCGAGGCCTTATCCACAGGATGTACCAGCACCACGGCCTACATCAGCATCCACAA CATGTGTGCCTGGATGATCGACACTTTTGGCAATAATGAGCAAAGGGAGAAGTTCTGTCCTGATCTCTGTTCGATGGAAAAGTTTGCTTCTTACTGTCTCACTGAACCAG GCAGTGGCAGTGATGCTGCTTCACTTCTGACCTCTGCACAGCGGAAAGGTGATCACTACATCTTGAATGGCTCtaag GCCTTCatcagtggaggaggagacacagacGTCTATGTTGTGATGTGCAGAACAGGAGGTAAAGGCCCTAAAGGCATTTCGTGTTTGGTGGTGGAGAAGGGAACCCCAGGCCTCAGTTttggcaaaaaagaaaagaag GTGGGCTGGAACTCTCAGCCGACCAGGGCGGTGATATTTGAAGATTGTGCGGTTCCAGTGACCAACCGGCTTGGTGAGGAAGGACAGGGCTTCAGCATCGCCATGAAAGGACTGAATGGAGGCAGGATTAATATTG CTTCCTGTTCTCTCGGGGCGGCACATGCCTGTGTACAGCTGGCGAGGGATCACCTGTTGGTTCGCAAACAGTTTGGAGAGACACTTTCAAACAACCAA ttcCTTCAGTTCAAACTGGCAGAAATGGCCACCAAGTTGGTTGCGTCTCGCCTACTTGTCCGTGAAGCTGCTACAGCACTGCAGGAGAACCGGCCCGATGccgtctctctctgctccatggCCAAACTCTTTGCAACAGATGAGTGTTTTAAT ATCTGCAACCAGGCTCTTCAGATGCACGGTGGGTACGGTTACCTCAAAGACTACGCAGTGCAGCAGTTTGTCCGTGACATCAGAGTACATCAGATCCTAGAgg GAACAAACGAGGTGATGAGGATGATCATTTCCCGAAATCTACTGACAGAGTCGTGA
- the jam3a gene encoding junctional adhesion molecule 3B, producing the protein MRRCKMAIARLMACFVLYTSLGHIPSSVGVTLRTTDKIVWANEFEPIELTCLIESISTNNPRIEWKKIKNGVPSYVYFQNKIAGDLEHRAQLREPANILIFNTTRSDTAEYRCEVAAIDDQRDFDEILISLAVRVKPVVPRCSVPEAVTVGTSTELRCLENEGFPASQYRWFHNNEELPQDPKNSPKFVNSSYSINPDTGGLKFRRVRKQDAGEYYCQAKNDAGHAQCPPQMMEVYDVDILGIFFKSFGAVIIVFCLAVSICHSLKRGCFPKKGHNENNHSWPAQTDGVDYGEADEGHFRHKSSFII; encoded by the exons ATGAGACGCTGCAAGATGGCGATTGCGCGACTCATGGCTTGTTTTGTTCTTTACACCAGCCTGG GCCACATTCCATCATCAGTAGGGGTAACCCTCCGAACCACGGACAAGATTGTGTGGGCAAATGAGTTTGAGC CCATCGAACTGACCTGCTTAATAGAGTCCATCTCAACAAACAACCCAAGGATTGAAtggaaaaagattaaaaacGGTGTCCCCAGTTACGTGTACTTTCAAAACAAGATAGCAG GGGACTTGgagcacagagctcagctcAGAGAGCCAGCCAACATTCTGATCTTCAACACCACTCGGTCAGACACTGCAGAGTACCGCTGCGAGGTGGCCGCCATCGATGATCAAAGGGACTTTGATGAGATACTTATTAGTCTTGCAGTGAGAG tgaaacCTGTTGTACCTCGGTGCAGCGTGCCAGAAGCAGTCACAGTGGGAACATCAACAGAGCTGCGGTGTCTGGAGAACGAAGGCTTCCCTGCTTCTCAGTACCGCTGGTTCCACAACAACGAGGAGCTTCCTCAGGACCCCAAAAACAGCCCGAAGTTTGTCAACTCTTCTTACAGCATCAACCCGGACACTGGAGGCCTG AAATTTCGAAGGGTGAGGAAGCAGGACGCAGGGGAGTACTACTGCCAGGCAAAGAATGATGCGGGACATGCACAGTGTCCCCCACAAATGATGGAAGTCT ATGATGTCGACATCCTTGGGATTTTCTTTAAATCCTTTGGTGCTGTGATTATAGTCTTCTGTTTGGCTGTATCCATTTGTCATTCCCTTAAACGTGGATGCTTCCCCAAAAAAGGTCACAATGAGAATAA TCACAGTTGGCCAGCACAGACTGATGGCGTTGACTATGGTGAGGCAGATGAG GGCCATTTTCGCCACAAGTCCTCATTCATCATTTGA
- the vps26b gene encoding vacuolar protein sorting-associated protein 26B has translation MSFFSFGQSAEIDVVLNDAETRKKAEHKTEDGKKDKYFLFYDGETVSGKVNVTLKNPGKRLEHQGIKIEFVGQIELYYDRGNHHEFVSLVKDLARPGEITQSQTFDFEFTHVEKPYESYTGQNVKLRYFLRATVIRRLNDISKEMDIVVHTLSTYPELNSSIKMEVGIEDCLHIEFEYNKSKYHLKDVIVGKIYFLLVRIKIKHMEIDIIKRETTGTGPSVYHENDTIAKYEIMDGAPVRGESIPIRLFLAGYDLTPTMRDINKKFSVRYYLNLVLIDEEERRYFKQQEITLWRKGDVVRKSMSHQAAIASQRFEGSAASESALEQAAKEESG, from the exons ATGAGTTTCTTTAGTTTTGGACAGAGTGCAGAAATTGATGTGGTCCTGAATGATGCTGAAACGAGGAAGAAGGCTGAACACAAGACTGAGgatggaaagaaagacaaatacTTTCTGTTCTATGATGGCGAAACTGTCAGTGGAAAGGTGAACGTCACGCTGAAGAACCCCGGGAAGAGGCTGGAGCACCAAGGGATCAAAATTGAATTTGTGGGCCAAATAG AGCTGTATTACGACAGAGGAAACCATCATGAGTTTGTTTCCCTGGTGAAAGATCTTGCAAGACCTGGTGAAATAACTCAGTCACAGACGTTTGACTTTGAGTTCACTCATGTTGAGAAACCTTATGAGTCCTACACAGGCCAGAATGTCAAGCTAAG ATATTTTCTTCGTGCCACAGTGATCAGAAGACTAAATGACATCAGTAAAGAGATGGACATTGTGGTCCATACACTGAGTACTTACCCCGAGCTTAACTCCTCCATTAAAATGGAAGTTGGAATTGAAGATTGTCTCCACATCGAGTTTGAGTATAACAAATCCAA gtACCATCTGAAAGATGTTATTGTGGGAAAAATCTATTTCCTGCTGGTAAGGATTAAGATTAAGCACATGGAGATTGACATAATCAAGCGTGAGACAACGGGCACTGGCCCGAGTGTATACCATGAAAATGACACAATTGCCAAGTACGAGATCATGGACGGCGCTCCGGTCAGGG GAGAATCCATTCCCATTCGGTTATTTCTGGCTGGTTATGATCTGACTCCCACCATGCGAGACATCAACAAGAAGTTCTCTGTGCGCTACTACTTGAACCTGGTGCTGAttgatgaggaggagagacgCTACTTCAAACAGCAG GAAATCACACTGTGGAGGAAAGGTGACGTGGTGAGGAAGAGCATGTCTCACCAGGCCGCCATCGCCTCTCAGAGGTTTGAGGGCTCGGCTGCGTCAGAGAGCGCATTGGAACAAGCTGCAAAGGAAGAGAGTGGGTAG